In Aridibaculum aurantiacum, the following proteins share a genomic window:
- a CDS encoding glutamate synthase subunit beta, producing the protein MAKPTGFLEFARELPTKRPVEERRYDYKEFVHAYEAEKLNQQSARCMDCGVPFCHNGCPLGNVIPEFNDAVYRQNWKEAYEILASTNNFPEFTGRVCPAPCESACVLGINQSPVAIEEIEKHIIEKAFELNLVKAHKPLTRSGKSVAIVGSGPAGLAAAAQLNYAGHTVTVYERDDEPGGLLRYGIPDFKLEKWVVERRVEVMKEEGVQFICNAEVGVNVHYNELLRKYDAIVLAGGSTIPRNLHVEGRELNGVAFAMDFLKQQNKAVGGKAPINNLNAAGKHVVVIGGGDTGSDCVGTSNRQGALSVTQLELLPQPPATRTANMPWPTYPMLLKTTSSHEEGAERKFAITTKAFIGDENGNLKALKVVDLEWKLSADGKPFQFVEILGTEREIPCELALLAMGFVHPQHEGLLNGMGIELDERGNVKATDKHYQTNISKVFSAGDMRRGQSLVVWAINEGRECAERVDAFLQS; encoded by the coding sequence ATGGCTAAACCAACAGGCTTTTTAGAATTTGCACGAGAGCTGCCAACGAAGCGGCCGGTGGAAGAGCGCAGGTACGACTACAAAGAATTTGTACATGCATATGAAGCGGAAAAGCTGAACCAGCAATCGGCGCGCTGCATGGATTGTGGTGTGCCTTTTTGCCACAATGGTTGCCCGCTTGGCAATGTCATACCCGAGTTCAACGATGCGGTGTACCGCCAGAATTGGAAAGAGGCTTACGAGATCCTGGCATCTACCAACAATTTTCCTGAGTTTACAGGCCGTGTATGTCCTGCACCATGCGAAAGCGCTTGTGTATTGGGCATTAACCAGTCGCCTGTAGCAATAGAAGAAATAGAAAAACACATCATAGAAAAAGCCTTTGAACTAAACCTGGTGAAGGCACATAAGCCGCTTACGCGTTCAGGTAAATCGGTGGCTATTGTTGGTTCAGGACCTGCAGGCCTTGCAGCCGCAGCGCAACTAAATTATGCTGGTCATACTGTAACGGTGTACGAAAGAGACGATGAGCCGGGTGGCCTGCTGCGTTATGGCATTCCTGATTTCAAACTGGAGAAGTGGGTGGTAGAGCGCCGGGTAGAAGTGATGAAAGAAGAAGGTGTACAATTCATCTGCAATGCAGAGGTGGGCGTGAATGTTCATTACAATGAACTGCTGCGCAAGTACGATGCAATTGTATTAGCTGGAGGTTCAACTATTCCACGCAATCTTCATGTGGAAGGACGAGAGCTGAATGGAGTTGCTTTCGCCATGGATTTTTTGAAGCAACAGAATAAAGCGGTAGGTGGCAAAGCGCCAATCAATAATTTGAACGCTGCAGGCAAACATGTAGTGGTAATAGGTGGCGGTGATACAGGCAGCGACTGTGTCGGCACATCCAACAGGCAAGGCGCTTTATCAGTAACACAACTTGAATTGTTACCGCAGCCGCCTGCAACACGTACCGCTAACATGCCGTGGCCTACTTACCCGATGTTGTTGAAAACAACTTCATCGCACGAGGAAGGCGCGGAGAGAAAATTTGCGATTACTACCAAAGCATTCATTGGCGATGAAAATGGAAACCTGAAAGCGCTAAAAGTAGTGGACCTGGAGTGGAAACTATCAGCAGATGGCAAGCCTTTCCAGTTTGTTGAGATACTCGGCACTGAAAGAGAAATTCCTTGTGAGCTGGCATTGCTGGCTATGGGTTTTGTTCACCCGCAGCATGAAGGCCTGCTGAATGGAATGGGTATAGAACTGGATGAACGTGGTAATGTTAAAGCAACAGATAAACACTACCAAACCAACATCAGTAAAGTCTTTTCTGCAGGCGATATGCGTCGTGGCCAGTCACTGGTGGTGTGGGCAATAAATGAAGGACGTGAATGCGCGGAGCGGGTGGATGCATTTTTACAAAGCTAG
- the thrA gene encoding bifunctional aspartate kinase/homoserine dehydrogenase I — MQVLKFGGSSVANAQNIEKVISIIQQKVQAGKTIVVVSALGGVTDLLLDSATMAAGGNEAYKEKLQTIESRHMDTVKNLLPVTHQSRMLSLVKTTLNELEDICNGIYLLGELSNRTKDRVVSYGELLSSQIIAARLQTLEINVAWKDARALIVTDSNHTFAAVQFFVTYEKIYSWNKSNQHQLSILPGFVASDAKGTVTTLGRGGSDYTASIIAAAINAKTFEIWTDVSGMMTADPRIVGTAKVIPRISYQEAMELSHFGAKVIYPPTIQPVMKKHIPVWIKNTFAPQDEGTVIESTAPINGSSIRGISSINCVVLLSLEGSGMVGIPGFSKRLFEALANEKINVILITQGSSEHSICVGIDEVNGPAAKAVVDTTFADEIRAGKVEPLIVEEELSIIALVGDNMKSHPGISGKMFHSLGRNGVNIRAIAQGASERNISAVIANRDVKKALNILHEEFFETTYKQINLFIAGVGNVGKKLLAQLQQQQAYLQEHLRMQIRIVGMANSKKMLFNDEGINIAEWKEQLEQGEQMNLDAFISTIVQKNLRNSVFADVTANNDIASIYDRLLEKSISIVACNKVACSSSFEYYKKLKHLAREYNAQFLFETNVGAGLPVIGTLNDLMRSGDSINRMEAVLSGTLNFVFNNYDGSRPFAGVVKQAQDEGYTEPDPRLDLSGTDVMRKIMILAREAGQKLEMDDVSNNSFMPEACMQGSVEDFYNEMPKHEEHFKRLFNEANNAGNKLKFVAKYENGKASVGLQHIHPQHDLYHLYGKDNVVLFYTNRYIEQPLVVKGAGAGAEVTASGVFADIIRAGQS, encoded by the coding sequence ATGCAAGTTTTAAAATTTGGCGGAAGTTCTGTTGCCAACGCTCAGAATATTGAGAAAGTAATATCTATTATTCAGCAGAAGGTACAGGCAGGAAAAACAATTGTTGTTGTATCTGCACTGGGTGGCGTTACTGACCTTTTACTAGATAGTGCTACCATGGCCGCTGGTGGCAATGAGGCATATAAAGAGAAACTTCAGACCATTGAGTCGCGACACATGGATACGGTAAAGAACCTGCTCCCGGTAACGCACCAAAGCCGCATGTTGAGCCTTGTAAAAACAACCCTTAATGAGCTGGAGGATATTTGCAACGGCATATACCTGCTGGGTGAATTATCGAACAGGACCAAGGACCGCGTGGTGAGTTATGGTGAACTTTTATCGTCGCAGATAATAGCAGCACGCTTACAAACATTAGAAATAAATGTAGCGTGGAAAGATGCAAGGGCACTGATAGTAACAGATAGCAACCACACATTTGCTGCTGTACAATTCTTTGTTACTTACGAAAAGATCTATAGTTGGAACAAGAGCAATCAACACCAACTATCCATATTGCCTGGCTTTGTAGCAAGCGATGCAAAAGGCACAGTTACTACCCTTGGCAGAGGAGGATCTGATTATACAGCTTCCATTATTGCCGCTGCTATCAATGCAAAAACATTCGAAATATGGACTGATGTATCAGGCATGATGACCGCAGACCCAAGAATAGTAGGCACTGCCAAAGTAATTCCCCGCATCTCGTACCAGGAGGCGATGGAGCTATCTCACTTTGGTGCTAAGGTGATCTATCCGCCAACTATACAACCGGTAATGAAGAAGCACATACCGGTTTGGATAAAAAACACATTTGCCCCACAAGATGAAGGAACCGTAATAGAGAGTACTGCACCCATCAATGGCAGCAGTATCAGGGGCATTTCCAGTATTAATTGTGTAGTACTGCTAAGTCTTGAAGGAAGTGGCATGGTAGGTATACCTGGCTTCAGCAAACGTTTGTTTGAGGCGTTAGCCAACGAAAAGATCAATGTTATACTGATAACACAAGGCTCATCTGAACATTCAATTTGTGTAGGCATAGATGAAGTGAATGGACCAGCTGCAAAGGCAGTTGTAGATACAACTTTTGCCGATGAGATACGTGCAGGCAAAGTAGAGCCGTTGATAGTAGAAGAAGAATTGTCCATTATTGCACTGGTAGGTGATAACATGAAAAGTCATCCAGGCATCAGTGGTAAGATGTTTCATTCATTAGGACGCAATGGTGTGAACATAAGAGCAATTGCACAAGGCGCCTCCGAAAGAAATATTTCAGCAGTCATTGCTAACCGCGATGTAAAAAAAGCTTTGAACATCCTGCACGAAGAATTCTTTGAAACCACCTATAAACAGATCAACCTGTTTATAGCAGGTGTGGGAAATGTAGGTAAAAAACTGTTGGCCCAACTGCAACAACAACAGGCATACCTGCAAGAACACTTACGGATGCAAATACGAATTGTGGGCATGGCTAACAGTAAAAAAATGTTGTTCAACGATGAGGGTATAAACATAGCTGAGTGGAAAGAACAACTGGAACAAGGAGAACAGATGAACCTTGATGCATTCATTAGCACCATTGTTCAAAAGAACTTACGCAACAGCGTGTTTGCTGATGTTACTGCAAACAATGATATTGCTTCTATCTACGATCGTTTGTTAGAAAAAAGTATATCAATAGTGGCATGTAATAAAGTAGCATGTTCCTCTTCTTTCGAATATTATAAGAAGCTGAAACATCTTGCACGTGAATACAATGCGCAGTTCCTTTTTGAAACCAATGTAGGTGCAGGCTTGCCTGTGATAGGAACATTGAACGACCTGATGCGCAGTGGCGACAGTATAAACCGAATGGAAGCAGTACTAAGTGGAACATTGAACTTTGTTTTCAATAACTACGACGGTAGCAGGCCATTTGCCGGGGTAGTAAAACAAGCACAGGACGAAGGTTATACAGAACCTGATCCACGCCTTGACCTGAGTGGTACTGATGTGATGAGAAAGATAATGATACTTGCGCGTGAAGCAGGCCAGAAACTGGAGATGGATGATGTGAGCAATAACAGCTTCATGCCCGAAGCATGCATGCAGGGAAGCGTGGAAGATTTTTACAATGAAATGCCTAAGCATGAAGAGCACTTCAAGAGATTGTTTAACGAAGCAAACAATGCAGGCAACAAGCTGAAGTTCGTTGCTAAATATGAGAATGGTAAAGCCTCGGTTGGCCTGCAACATATTCACCCGCAACACGATTTGTACCACCTTTATGGCAAGGATAATGTAGTGCTGTTTTATACCAACAGGTATATTGAACAACCGCTGGTGGTAAAAGGAGCTGGTGCAGGCGCTGAAGTAACTGCATCGGGTGTATTTGCCGATATCATACGCGCAGGCCAGAGCTAG
- the gltB gene encoding glutamate synthase large subunit, whose protein sequence is MAGHGLYSSEFEHDACGIGFVANIKSNKSHQIVSDALTILENMEHRGACGCENNTGDGAGITIQTPHEFFFDECLKQGVHLPAFGRYGAGIIFFPKDVPLREECRAIFNRAAEKLGLEVLLYRSVPVNEDGIGPSALEVEPEMEQVFIGCPDHITSREEFERKLYVLRNYASHTINSTIKQDAIGFYIASLSYKIIIYKGQLSSNQLRHYYPDLGDKRVVSAFGLVHSRFATNTFPSWKLAQPFRYIAHNGEINTLQGNLNWLRTSEKIFSSPFFSKEEMDMLLPVVTSQQSDSACLDNMIELLTLTGRSLPHVMMMLIPEAWDGNESMDPVKKAFYEFHACFQEPWDGPASISFTDGKIIGATLDRNGLRPSRFCITTDDRVILASETGVLPVDPALIKENGRLQPGKMFVVDLEKGKIISDEELKQSICSQKPYADWLNKYKIRLEELPEPRVMFTHLEHDAIVKYQKAFGYTHEDISNIIAPMALDAKEPIGSMGTDVPLAVLSDQPQHISNYFKQLFAQVTNPPIDPIRERLVMSLSTFAGSNGNLLAEEPLACHTVALKHPVLSNHELEKIRSIDTGIFQAKTLQSYFVADGKPGSLLRGLDRLCRYAADAVEDGFEVIILSDRAIDSEHAPIPSLLATATVHHHLIRKGYRGKVGLIIEAGDVWEVHHFACLIGFGATAINPYLPLSTIRDLKLSGKLETSLDDIQLKENYKKAVNDGLLKVFSKMGISTLQSYQGAQIFEIIGINKKVVDKCFTGATSRIAGIGLDELAKETLAKHALAFSKKAMPHQRLPEGGVYEWRKKGEFHLFNPQTIHLLQYSTRLNDYNTFKKYSKLVNDQSEKACTLRSQFEFKPTRPSISIDEVEPAENIYKRFATGAMSFGSISHEAHSTLAIAMNRLGGKSNTGEGGEDELRYQPLPNGDSMRSAIKQVASARFGVTSYYLTMADELQIKMAQGAKPGEGGQLPGHKVDEWIGKVRHATPGVGLISPPPHHDIYSIEDLAQLIFDLKNANRAARINVKLVSKAGVGTIAAGVVKAKADVVLIAGHDGGTGASPLSSIKHAGLPWELGLAETHQTLVKNKLRSRVVVQTDGQLKTGRDVAIATLLGAEEWGIATAALVVEGCIMMRKCHLNTCPVGIATQDKELRKRFKGDADHVVNFFKFITQELREIMAELGFRTIDEMVGQVDCLYQKPNSTHWKYKNLDLSPILYKEPAAPETRLYNQEAQDHALDNLLDWQLLEAAQPALLHQQKVQASFTIKNTDRTAGTILSNEITKLYKAEGLADDTIHFKFNGTAGQSFAAFNTRGVTLELEGDANDYFGKGLSGARLIAYPSKDAKFTPEENIIIGNVAFYGATAGHAYIRGKAGERFAVRNSGVHAVVEGVGDHGCEYMTGGRVVILGDTGRNFAAGMSGGIAYVYDVKGNFSSLCNHEMVDLDEVDDTDATELRTMIEQHLHYTNSTVASFIINDFDNQLKNFVKVFPRDYKKVLAAKHVAMQEVKK, encoded by the coding sequence ATGGCAGGCCACGGTTTATATTCTTCCGAGTTTGAACACGATGCGTGTGGGATCGGTTTTGTTGCCAATATCAAGAGCAACAAAAGCCACCAGATCGTTTCCGATGCGCTGACCATATTGGAAAATATGGAGCATCGTGGCGCCTGTGGTTGCGAAAATAATACAGGCGATGGCGCAGGTATCACTATTCAAACTCCGCACGAATTCTTCTTTGATGAATGCCTGAAACAAGGTGTGCACCTGCCTGCCTTTGGAAGGTATGGCGCCGGTATCATCTTTTTTCCCAAAGATGTACCGCTACGCGAAGAATGCCGCGCCATCTTTAACCGTGCAGCTGAAAAGCTTGGGCTGGAAGTATTGCTTTATCGCTCTGTACCAGTCAACGAGGATGGCATTGGACCATCGGCCCTGGAAGTAGAGCCGGAGATGGAACAGGTATTCATTGGCTGCCCCGACCATATAACAAGCCGCGAAGAGTTTGAACGCAAACTTTATGTGCTGCGCAACTACGCCAGCCACACCATTAACAGCACCATCAAGCAGGATGCTATTGGCTTCTACATTGCCTCCCTCTCCTACAAAATAATCATCTATAAAGGCCAGCTATCGAGCAACCAGCTGCGCCACTATTATCCTGACCTCGGTGATAAGCGAGTGGTTTCTGCTTTTGGTCTTGTTCACTCACGTTTTGCTACCAATACCTTTCCTTCCTGGAAGTTGGCGCAGCCTTTCCGCTACATTGCGCACAACGGCGAGATCAACACCTTACAAGGAAACCTGAACTGGCTTCGCACCAGCGAAAAAATATTCTCCTCTCCTTTCTTCAGTAAAGAAGAAATGGATATGCTGCTGCCGGTTGTTACATCGCAACAATCGGACTCAGCATGTTTAGATAATATGATAGAGCTGCTCACCCTCACCGGCAGATCATTACCACATGTAATGATGATGCTGATACCTGAGGCATGGGATGGCAACGAAAGCATGGACCCGGTAAAGAAAGCCTTTTACGAGTTCCATGCATGTTTCCAGGAACCTTGGGATGGACCAGCTTCCATATCTTTTACTGATGGCAAGATCATAGGCGCTACACTTGATCGTAATGGTCTTCGTCCTTCACGTTTTTGCATCACAACAGACGACCGTGTTATCCTTGCTTCTGAAACAGGCGTACTCCCTGTTGATCCTGCGCTTATAAAAGAGAATGGAAGACTGCAGCCGGGAAAGATGTTCGTTGTAGATCTTGAAAAAGGCAAGATCATCAGCGATGAAGAACTGAAGCAAAGCATCTGCTCGCAAAAGCCGTATGCTGACTGGCTGAATAAATACAAGATCAGGCTGGAGGAACTACCGGAGCCAAGGGTGATGTTTACACACCTGGAGCACGATGCTATTGTAAAATATCAAAAGGCTTTTGGCTATACGCACGAAGACATCTCCAACATCATTGCACCCATGGCGCTTGATGCAAAAGAGCCTATTGGTTCAATGGGCACCGATGTGCCACTGGCCGTCCTCAGCGATCAGCCGCAGCACATCAGCAACTACTTCAAACAATTGTTTGCACAGGTTACCAATCCACCCATTGACCCAATTCGCGAAAGGCTGGTGATGTCACTTTCTACCTTCGCCGGCAGCAATGGAAATCTACTGGCAGAAGAACCGCTTGCTTGTCATACCGTAGCGCTCAAGCACCCGGTGCTCAGCAATCATGAGCTGGAAAAGATCCGCAGTATAGATACAGGCATTTTCCAGGCTAAAACATTGCAATCTTATTTTGTTGCAGACGGAAAACCAGGTTCGTTATTGCGCGGTCTCGACAGGCTTTGCCGTTATGCAGCCGATGCCGTAGAAGATGGTTTTGAAGTGATCATTCTCTCTGATCGCGCTATTGATTCTGAACACGCGCCTATTCCTTCACTACTTGCCACAGCCACTGTTCATCACCACCTGATACGCAAAGGTTATCGTGGTAAAGTGGGCTTGATAATAGAAGCCGGTGACGTTTGGGAAGTGCATCATTTTGCCTGCCTGATCGGATTTGGTGCAACAGCCATCAACCCATATTTACCGCTCTCTACCATACGCGATCTTAAGCTGTCCGGCAAGTTGGAAACATCACTTGATGATATACAACTGAAAGAAAATTATAAGAAGGCTGTCAATGATGGCTTGCTGAAGGTCTTCTCTAAGATGGGCATCTCCACGCTGCAATCTTACCAGGGTGCGCAGATATTCGAGATCATTGGCATCAATAAGAAAGTAGTAGACAAATGCTTTACAGGCGCCACATCAAGAATAGCAGGAATTGGACTGGATGAGTTGGCAAAAGAAACCTTGGCAAAACATGCCTTAGCCTTTAGCAAGAAGGCAATGCCACACCAGCGCCTTCCCGAAGGTGGTGTATATGAATGGCGGAAGAAAGGCGAGTTTCACCTGTTCAACCCGCAGACGATACACCTGCTGCAGTACTCTACGCGGTTAAACGATTACAACACGTTCAAGAAGTACAGTAAGCTGGTGAATGATCAAAGCGAAAAAGCCTGCACACTAAGAAGCCAATTTGAATTCAAACCTACACGCCCTTCTATTTCTATTGATGAAGTGGAACCGGCTGAAAACATCTACAAGCGCTTTGCTACCGGTGCCATGAGCTTTGGCTCTATATCGCACGAAGCACATTCAACACTTGCTATTGCCATGAACCGCTTAGGCGGCAAGAGCAATACAGGTGAAGGTGGCGAAGATGAACTTAGATACCAGCCACTGCCGAATGGCGACTCTATGCGCTCTGCTATCAAGCAGGTAGCGTCTGCACGCTTTGGTGTTACCAGCTATTACCTTACTATGGCTGATGAGCTGCAGATTAAAATGGCGCAAGGAGCAAAGCCCGGCGAAGGTGGTCAGCTACCTGGACATAAAGTAGATGAATGGATCGGAAAAGTACGTCATGCTACACCGGGTGTAGGACTGATCTCTCCTCCTCCTCACCACGATATTTATTCCATTGAAGATCTTGCACAGCTCATCTTCGACCTGAAGAATGCAAACCGTGCAGCACGTATTAATGTGAAGCTGGTAAGCAAGGCTGGTGTAGGAACCATAGCAGCCGGTGTGGTGAAAGCCAAGGCTGATGTGGTGCTGATTGCTGGTCACGATGGTGGTACCGGCGCCTCTCCCCTCAGCTCTATCAAACATGCAGGTTTACCCTGGGAACTTGGTCTTGCTGAAACACATCAAACACTGGTAAAGAACAAACTCCGCAGCCGCGTGGTAGTACAAACGGATGGCCAATTAAAAACAGGAAGAGACGTTGCCATAGCTACTTTGCTAGGTGCTGAAGAATGGGGCATTGCAACAGCAGCCCTGGTAGTAGAGGGATGCATCATGATGCGCAAATGCCATTTGAATACCTGCCCTGTTGGTATTGCTACACAAGACAAAGAATTGCGCAAACGTTTTAAAGGTGATGCAGATCACGTGGTGAACTTCTTCAAGTTCATTACACAGGAGCTGCGCGAAATAATGGCGGAGCTTGGCTTCCGCACTATTGATGAAATGGTGGGGCAGGTAGATTGCCTGTACCAGAAGCCTAACAGCACGCACTGGAAATACAAGAACCTCGATCTTTCGCCGATACTATACAAGGAGCCTGCTGCACCTGAAACAAGATTATACAACCAGGAAGCGCAGGACCATGCACTTGATAACCTGCTGGACTGGCAATTACTGGAAGCAGCACAACCTGCACTATTGCATCAACAAAAAGTACAGGCAAGTTTTACAATTAAGAATACAGACAGAACAGCAGGCACCATATTATCCAACGAGATCACGAAGCTTTATAAAGCTGAGGGTCTTGCTGATGATACCATTCATTTCAAGTTCAATGGTACTGCCGGTCAAAGCTTTGCCGCCTTCAATACACGCGGTGTAACACTGGAGCTGGAAGGTGATGCCAATGATTATTTTGGTAAAGGTCTCTCTGGTGCCAGGCTTATCGCCTATCCGTCTAAGGATGCGAAATTCACGCCTGAAGAAAACATCATCATTGGCAACGTGGCATTCTATGGTGCTACTGCCGGTCATGCTTACATACGCGGTAAGGCAGGCGAACGCTTTGCCGTGCGCAACTCTGGTGTGCATGCAGTTGTAGAAGGCGTAGGCGATCATGGATGCGAGTATATGACCGGTGGCCGCGTGGTAATACTCGGCGATACAGGAAGAAACTTTGCTGCAGGTATGAGTGGCGGTATTGCTTACGTGTACGATGTGAAAGGCAACTTTTCATCGCTCTGCAACCACGAGATGGTGGACCTGGATGAAGTGGATGATACTGACGCAACAGAGTTACGAACCATGATAGAGCAGCACCTGCACTATACCAACAGCACAGTCGCAAGTTTTATCATCAACGACTTCGACAACCAGTTGAAAAATTTTGTAAAGGTGTTTCCAAGAGATTATAAGAAGGTGCTTGCTGCAAAGCACGTGGCAATGCAGGAGGTAAAGAAGTAG
- a CDS encoding phosphoenolpyruvate carboxylase yields the protein MGNQYHQSKNLQHFNSYVGLKFQLYNSLFTALPFHRIEKTGIQLALLLNECEEGYAKGQGPVQIIEGYFSRFFSEKDEQHKADLLFLFVQYVERQVVLFDALEDAAFKHVNDLEGMGSLKSLEMEVKMENAEKKLARKLEDFSIRLVLTAHPTQFYPGSVLGIINDLSKALAEDNTALVNQYLQQLGKTPFYKKQKPTPYDEAMSLLWYLENVFYAAAGNIIASLQTYFPKAISPANPVVTVGFWPGGDRDGNPNVSTDITLKVANALRSTIIKCYYNDVRNIKRRLTFKGVDTILLDLEQKLYDHIYVLHQNAGLTIQEIYEPLVQVREIIVRDHNEMFIGLVDNLLCKLQVFGLYFASLDIRQESTVHGQVLQAIAAADQSVLGDYANLDEAGKIEALISAKPFNKEGEFEDAIVADTNASVKAVKKIQQYNGEFGCHRYIISQCNSALNVLEVYGLFLLNGWKKEELTVDIVPLFETVDDLVNAKAIMQSLYENKTYRQHLYQRSNKQTIMVGFSDGTKDGGYLMANWSIYKAKEELTRISKEYDVDVIFFDGRGGPPARGGGKTHQFYASMGENISNKEIQLTIQGQTISSSFGTVDTARYNMEQLLHAGITNGLFEQNELTLEPAADELLQKLSATSYESYKKLKNHPSFLPYLADVSPLNFYGETNIGSRPTRRSSSALSLKSLRAIPFVGAWSQLKQNVTGYYGLGTALKAAEAEGNLPALTELYHSSLFFRTLIDNCEMAMKKCFFPLTAHLADHPQYGELWKQVYEEFKLTQQYLFKITGHKLMENYPVETASIEMRERIVLPLTTIQQYAIHRIREIESNGSENGLKEKYERLVVRCSFGIINAGRNSA from the coding sequence ATGGGTAATCAATATCACCAGTCGAAAAACTTGCAGCATTTCAATAGCTATGTTGGTTTGAAATTTCAGCTTTACAACAGCTTATTTACAGCGTTGCCTTTTCATAGAATAGAAAAGACAGGTATTCAACTGGCGCTGCTTTTAAATGAATGTGAAGAAGGATATGCTAAAGGGCAAGGGCCTGTGCAGATAATTGAAGGCTATTTCTCCAGGTTTTTCTCCGAAAAAGATGAACAACATAAAGCAGATCTTCTATTCCTTTTTGTACAGTATGTAGAGCGGCAGGTTGTATTGTTCGATGCATTGGAAGATGCAGCTTTTAAACATGTAAATGACCTGGAAGGGATGGGCTCATTGAAAAGCCTGGAGATGGAAGTGAAGATGGAAAATGCAGAGAAGAAACTTGCTAGAAAGCTGGAAGATTTTTCCATCAGGTTGGTTTTAACTGCGCACCCTACACAATTTTACCCGGGCTCTGTTTTAGGTATCATCAATGATCTCAGTAAAGCATTGGCAGAGGATAATACTGCTCTTGTAAACCAGTACCTGCAACAATTAGGTAAAACACCTTTTTACAAAAAGCAAAAGCCAACACCATATGATGAAGCAATGAGCTTGCTGTGGTATTTGGAGAATGTATTTTACGCCGCAGCAGGAAATATTATTGCCTCTTTACAAACGTATTTTCCAAAAGCAATCTCACCTGCCAATCCTGTTGTTACTGTTGGCTTCTGGCCCGGCGGCGATAGAGATGGCAATCCAAATGTGTCAACAGACATCACTTTGAAAGTTGCCAATGCGCTGCGGTCCACTATTATCAAATGCTATTACAATGATGTACGGAATATAAAGAGAAGGCTGACCTTCAAAGGAGTTGATACCATCCTGCTGGACCTTGAGCAAAAGCTGTATGATCATATTTATGTGCTGCATCAAAACGCTGGACTTACTATCCAAGAAATATATGAGCCACTGGTGCAGGTAAGAGAGATCATAGTTCGCGATCATAACGAGATGTTCATCGGGTTGGTAGATAACCTGCTTTGCAAGTTGCAGGTGTTCGGATTATACTTTGCTTCGCTTGACATCCGGCAAGAAAGCACTGTTCATGGCCAGGTATTGCAAGCCATTGCGGCAGCAGATCAATCTGTGTTAGGTGATTATGCAAATCTTGATGAGGCAGGAAAAATTGAAGCGCTTATTTCTGCAAAGCCATTCAATAAAGAAGGAGAGTTTGAAGATGCCATAGTTGCGGATACCAATGCATCAGTGAAAGCGGTAAAAAAGATACAGCAGTACAATGGTGAGTTTGGCTGCCACAGGTATATCATAAGCCAGTGCAATTCAGCTTTGAATGTGCTTGAAGTGTATGGGTTATTCTTACTCAACGGCTGGAAGAAAGAAGAGTTGACTGTTGATATTGTTCCTTTGTTTGAAACTGTTGATGACCTGGTGAATGCTAAAGCCATCATGCAATCGTTGTATGAAAACAAAACTTACCGCCAACACTTATACCAGCGCAGCAACAAGCAAACCATCATGGTTGGTTTTTCTGATGGTACAAAAGATGGTGGTTACCTGATGGCTAACTGGAGCATTTACAAAGCAAAAGAGGAACTTACACGCATATCCAAAGAATATGATGTAGACGTTATCTTCTTTGATGGCAGGGGAGGACCTCCTGCACGTGGTGGTGGTAAAACGCACCAGTTTTATGCTTCTATGGGTGAGAATATCTCAAACAAAGAGATACAGCTTACCATACAAGGCCAGACCATTAGTTCAAGTTTTGGAACAGTAGATACAGCGCGTTATAACATGGAGCAGTTGCTGCATGCCGGTATAACTAATGGATTGTTTGAGCAGAATGAACTTACGCTGGAACCTGCAGCAGATGAATTGTTGCAAAAGCTTTCTGCCACCAGCTACGAAAGCTATAAAAAACTAAAGAACCATCCTTCATTCCTGCCTTACCTGGCCGATGTTAGCCCGCTGAATTTTTATGGCGAAACCAATATTGGAAGCAGGCCTACACGAAGAAGCTCTTCAGCTTTAAGTTTAAAATCATTGCGTGCTATTCCGTTCGTTGGTGCATGGAGCCAGTTAAAGCAAAATGTTACTGGTTACTACGGCTTGGGTACAGCGCTAAAAGCAGCAGAAGCGGAAGGAAATCTTCCGGCGCTTACTGAACTGTATCATTCTTCTTTGTTCTTTCGCACGCTTATAGATAATTGCGAGATGGCGATGAAGAAATGCTTTTTCCCACTTACAGCTCATCTTGCAGATCACCCGCAATATGGTGAACTATGGAAGCAGGTATATGAAGAATTTAAATTGACACAACAATACCTCTTCAAGATCACAGGACATAAATTAATGGAGAACTATCCTGTAGAAACAGCATCTATAGAAATGCGTGAACGGATTGTGTTGCCATTAACTACCATCCAGCAATACGCTATTCATCGCATACGCGAAATTGAAAGCAATGGCTCCGAAAATGGATTGAAAGAAAAGTATGAGCGACTAGTTGTTCGTTGTTCATTTGGTATCATCAATGCAGGCAGGAACTCAGCTTAA